In Aliarcobacter faecis, a genomic segment contains:
- a CDS encoding cytochrome C, producing the protein MKLVKILVASTLALGVASTSLMADAVKGQKFYIKLLKEPCGLDGAKFAVKHTQEEWKQIKADGKGEAEIMKICPKVQAGEIKDTQIEHILDFSIEFASDSGNVPSC; encoded by the coding sequence ATGAAATTAGTTAAAATTTTAGTTGCATCAACTTTAGCTCTAGGAGTAGCATCAACTTCCCTAATGGCAGATGCAGTAAAAGGACAAAAGTTCTATATTAAGTTACTAAAAGAGCCTTGTGGTTTAGATGGAGCAAAATTTGCAGTTAAACATACTCAAGAAGAGTGGAAACAAATAAAAGCTGATGGAAAAGGTGAAGCTGAAATTATGAAAATTTGTCCAAAAGTTCAAGCAGGTGAAATAAAAGATACTCAAATTGAGCATATTTTAGATTTTTCTATAGAGTTTGCAAGTGATTCAGGAAATGTTCCTTCTTGCTAA
- a CDS encoding DUF3373 domain-containing protein produces MKRNLIALSVIAALGTNSFASDNKEMLNQIQILKAQIEALEKKVAEQELKNIEAQKKVTDVVPTQQTTNIDEKRIENIEKKLDSVSKTATTAKIQSAQDNIKWDVDFRTQVDNIQYKYVDGSKSKNNALLTNRLWLGAKYKADDHSSFFGKLSYNKAFGDTADHSQSNTNPGYANFDWVTNENATDNSVKVKEAYWLYQNATLLGSDIPWSVSVGRRPSTDGLPINIRNDQQPNSPLSHTVDVEFDGFSFKVDTESLTGLTGSWLKVCGGRGLTNATPRFDMFKPAYSKDDEKNDNIDMLGLIVVPYDNGQYSVHMQYSHAWNLIGYSADAIGKFNYAYGNYMNSSNANTAYELQMAKPSFEDVGDIDLATVLFKTEGIGDGISETLDNTTAFASFAMSKTNPNSKGMLGSTDSETGYSVWLGINTPCPILPDSAKIGFEWNKGSKYWRSMTYGEDTYAGSKIAARGQAFEVYRTQKLTDALSFGVSYVYIDYDYTGSNSFFGYDGTPTPISKADGSAVKEARDLRAYVRYKF; encoded by the coding sequence ATGAAAAGAAATTTAATTGCATTATCAGTTATTGCTGCACTTGGAACAAATTCTTTCGCATCTGATAATAAAGAGATGCTTAATCAAATACAAATTCTAAAAGCACAAATTGAAGCTTTAGAAAAAAAAGTGGCTGAACAAGAACTTAAAAATATTGAAGCCCAAAAGAAAGTTACAGATGTAGTACCAACTCAACAAACAACAAATATTGATGAAAAAAGAATTGAGAATATTGAAAAAAAACTTGATTCAGTTTCAAAAACAGCAACAACTGCAAAAATTCAAAGTGCACAAGATAATATAAAATGGGATGTTGATTTTAGAACACAAGTTGATAATATTCAATACAAGTATGTTGATGGCTCAAAATCAAAAAATAATGCTCTTTTAACAAATAGACTTTGGTTAGGTGCTAAATATAAAGCTGATGACCATTCATCTTTTTTTGGAAAACTATCTTATAACAAAGCATTTGGAGATACAGCAGACCACTCTCAATCAAATACAAATCCTGGTTATGCTAACTTTGATTGGGTTACAAATGAGAATGCAACTGATAATAGTGTAAAAGTAAAAGAGGCTTATTGGTTATATCAAAATGCAACACTTCTTGGCTCTGATATTCCTTGGTCTGTTTCTGTTGGTAGACGTCCATCAACTGATGGTTTACCTATAAATATTAGAAATGACCAACAACCAAATTCTCCACTTTCTCATACTGTTGATGTTGAATTTGATGGATTTTCATTTAAAGTTGATACTGAAAGCTTAACTGGACTTACAGGTTCTTGGTTAAAAGTTTGTGGAGGAAGAGGTTTAACAAATGCCACTCCAAGATTTGATATGTTTAAACCAGCATATTCAAAAGATGATGAAAAGAATGATAATATCGATATGTTAGGATTAATAGTTGTACCTTATGATAATGGACAATATTCTGTTCATATGCAATATTCACATGCTTGGAATTTGATTGGATATAGTGCAGATGCTATAGGTAAATTTAATTATGCCTATGGAAATTATATGAATAGTTCTAATGCAAATACAGCTTATGAGTTACAAATGGCAAAACCTTCATTTGAAGATGTTGGAGATATTGATTTAGCAACAGTTTTATTTAAAACAGAAGGTATTGGAGATGGTATTTCTGAAACTTTAGATAATACTACAGCTTTTGCTTCATTTGCTATGAGTAAAACAAATCCAAACTCTAAAGGAATGCTAGGTTCAACTGATTCTGAAACTGGATATTCTGTTTGGTTAGGTATAAATACTCCTTGCCCAATTCTACCAGATAGTGCAAAAATTGGATTTGAATGGAATAAAGGGAGTAAATATTGGAGATCTATGACTTATGGTGAAGATACTTATGCTGGAAGTAAAATAGCAGCTCGTGGTCAAGCCTTTGAGGTTTATAGAACTCAGAAATTAACTGACGCTTTAAGTTTTGGAGTAAGCTATGTATATATAGATTATGATTATACAGGTTCAAACTCTTTCTTTGGATATGATGGAACACCAACTCCTATTTCTAAAGCTGACGGAAGTGCAGTTAAAGAAGCTAGAGATCTTAGAGCATATGTAAGATATAAATTTTAA
- a CDS encoding 3-isopropylmalate dehydratase large subunit, translating into MGQTITEKIFSEHVGKKVYAGEIVRSPIDMVIGNDITTPISIRAFEEGGFEKLANPDGFAIVLDHFIPAKDIASANQAKISRDFAMKHNLKNFFDEKDMGIEHALLPEKGLVLPGDVIIGADSHTCTHGALGAFSTGMGSTDISFGMITGGNWFKVPETIKVVFKGKPASFVTGKDLILEIIRILGVDGALYKALEFTGDTIKYLSMDDRFSLCNMAIEAGAKNGIVAYDEVTKEFLDRVSKENSGLRAEPKIHYSDEDATYCQEIVIDVEKLEPVIAYPYLPSNGHSVSQAVSDNIRVDQVFIGSCTNGRLSDFKVAAEILKDKKVARHVRLILTPGTQKILREATKLGYIDILVDAGAVVSNPTCGACLGGYMGILGDGEVCISTTNRNFVGRMGSRSSKIYLANSAVAAASAISGYITDPRSL; encoded by the coding sequence ATGGGTCAAACAATTACAGAAAAAATTTTTAGTGAACATGTAGGCAAAAAAGTTTATGCAGGAGAAATTGTAAGAAGTCCAATTGATATGGTAATTGGAAATGATATTACAACACCTATTTCAATTCGTGCATTTGAAGAGGGTGGTTTTGAAAAATTAGCAAATCCAGATGGCTTTGCAATAGTTTTAGATCACTTTATACCTGCAAAAGATATAGCAAGTGCAAATCAAGCAAAAATTTCAAGAGATTTTGCTATGAAACATAATCTTAAAAACTTTTTTGATGAAAAAGATATGGGGATAGAGCATGCACTTTTACCTGAAAAAGGTCTTGTATTACCTGGAGATGTGATAATTGGAGCAGATAGCCATACATGTACCCATGGTGCTTTAGGGGCATTTAGTACAGGAATGGGAAGTACAGATATATCTTTTGGAATGATCACTGGTGGGAATTGGTTTAAAGTACCTGAAACTATAAAAGTAGTTTTTAAAGGGAAACCAGCCTCTTTTGTAACTGGAAAAGATTTAATTTTAGAAATTATTAGAATACTTGGAGTTGATGGAGCTTTATATAAGGCTTTAGAGTTTACAGGAGATACAATAAAATATTTATCAATGGATGATAGATTTAGTCTTTGTAATATGGCTATTGAGGCTGGAGCTAAGAATGGAATTGTAGCTTATGATGAGGTTACAAAAGAGTTTTTAGATAGAGTATCAAAAGAGAATAGCGGACTTAGAGCAGAGCCAAAAATTCATTATAGTGATGAGGATGCTACATATTGTCAAGAGATTGTTATTGATGTAGAAAAACTAGAACCTGTAATTGCATATCCATATTTACCATCAAATGGGCATTCAGTTTCACAAGCAGTTAGCGATAATATAAGAGTTGATCAAGTATTTATAGGTTCATGTACAAATGGAAGATTAAGTGATTTTAAAGTTGCAGCTGAAATATTAAAAGATAAAAAAGTAGCAAGGCATGTAAGACTTATTTTAACTCCTGGAACTCAGAAAATCTTAAGAGAAGCTACAAAACTAGGATATATTGATATTTTAGTTGATGCTGGAGCAGTTGTTTCAAATCCAACATGTGGAGCCTGTTTAGGTGGATATATGGGGATTTTAGGAGATGGTGAAGTATGTATCTCTACAACAAATAGAAACTTTGTTGGAAGAATGGGAAGTAGAAGTTCAAAAATCTATTTAGCAAATAGTGCAGTTGCAGCAGCTAGTGCAATTTCTGGATATATTACAGACCCAAGAAGTTTATAA
- the infC gene encoding translation initiation factor IF-3: protein MNEDITAKELRCTSDSGDNYGIIPTAQALALADESGLDLVLIAPDANPPVAKIMDYSKFKYQQEKKKKEAKKNQKVIVIKEIKLSIKIAENDINYKVKHAIEFLEDGNHVKFRVFLKGREMSNPEAGVEVLNRVWAMIEDVAIMDKEPKLEGRYVNLLVTPKKD, encoded by the coding sequence ATGAATGAAGATATCACAGCAAAAGAACTAAGATGTACAAGTGATTCAGGGGATAATTATGGCATTATTCCAACTGCACAAGCTTTAGCTTTAGCTGATGAATCTGGTCTTGATTTAGTTTTAATAGCTCCTGATGCAAATCCACCAGTTGCAAAAATTATGGATTATAGTAAATTTAAGTACCAACAAGAGAAAAAGAAAAAAGAAGCGAAAAAGAATCAAAAAGTTATAGTTATAAAAGAGATAAAACTTTCTATAAAAATTGCTGAAAATGATATCAACTATAAAGTAAAACATGCTATAGAGTTTTTAGAAGATGGAAACCACGTAAAATTTAGAGTTTTCCTAAAAGGAAGAGAGATGTCAAATCCTGAAGCTGGAGTTGAAGTTTTAAATAGAGTTTGGGCAATGATTGAAGATGTTGCAATAATGGATAAAGAACCAAAACTAGAAGGAAGATATGTAAATCTTCTAGTTACTCCAAAAAAAGATTAA
- a CDS encoding NAD(P)/FAD-dependent oxidoreductase → MNKNELKKAIEIVNSEIKKAGISRRDAFKLAGLGGAAYLAGGSQAQAATIAKASSEAKGKIVIVGGGLAGVSTAARLMSALKDADITIIEPNPKSVSYQPGATLVASGVYKSKNELLYETKDYMPKGVKWIQDKAVDFNPEANKLILSSKEVIDYDYLIVAAGITLDYGVIKGLEEVGDAYSVGDASKILKAFGDSGVTTVYNIDSSAHMWEQTQKFIEKAKKDKVKAVFTAPNTAIKCGGAPKKVMYLLNSRLNEAKARANATLTYYDDGGKLFGVKEYADAIEKQFIARDMKWNFNHNLIAVDISKKIATFDKHWEEQGEYDEELKEYDKIKKHLNVEVPFDFLHITPPQKAPDEIGNSAIGSAKGWVPVNKETLQHVKYKNIFSIGDIAAVPMGKTGGSVRKQYKVLVDNLILVMEGKEPTEKYGGYTVCPLITDIGKVMLAEFDWSAKPTPSFPLDPVQERWIWWLMKVYLLKPMTMYGMLSGKA, encoded by the coding sequence ATGAATAAAAATGAGTTAAAAAAAGCTATCGAAATTGTAAATTCAGAGATAAAAAAAGCAGGGATTTCAAGAAGAGACGCCTTTAAACTAGCTGGTCTAGGTGGAGCTGCATATTTAGCAGGTGGAAGCCAAGCACAAGCTGCAACTATTGCAAAAGCAAGTAGTGAAGCAAAAGGTAAAATAGTAATAGTTGGTGGTGGATTAGCTGGAGTTTCAACAGCAGCTAGACTTATGAGTGCATTGAAAGATGCAGATATTACAATAATTGAACCAAACCCAAAATCTGTTTCATATCAACCAGGAGCTACTCTTGTGGCAAGTGGAGTTTATAAATCAAAAAATGAACTACTATATGAAACAAAAGATTATATGCCAAAAGGTGTTAAATGGATTCAAGATAAAGCAGTTGATTTTAATCCAGAAGCAAATAAATTAATATTATCAAGTAAAGAAGTTATTGATTATGATTATTTAATAGTTGCTGCTGGAATTACTCTTGATTATGGAGTAATTAAAGGATTAGAAGAGGTTGGAGATGCTTATAGTGTAGGAGATGCAAGTAAAATCCTAAAAGCTTTTGGGGATAGTGGAGTAACAACTGTTTATAATATTGATAGTTCTGCCCATATGTGGGAACAGACTCAAAAGTTTATTGAAAAAGCTAAGAAAGATAAGGTAAAGGCAGTTTTTACAGCCCCAAATACTGCTATAAAATGTGGAGGTGCTCCTAAAAAAGTTATGTATCTATTAAATTCAAGATTAAATGAAGCAAAAGCTAGAGCAAATGCAACATTAACATATTATGATGATGGAGGGAAATTATTTGGTGTAAAAGAGTATGCAGATGCTATTGAAAAACAGTTTATTGCAAGAGATATGAAATGGAATTTTAACCATAATTTAATAGCTGTTGATATTTCTAAGAAAATTGCAACTTTTGATAAGCATTGGGAAGAGCAGGGTGAATATGATGAGGAATTAAAAGAGTATGATAAGATTAAAAAGCATTTAAATGTTGAAGTACCTTTTGATTTTTTACATATAACTCCTCCGCAAAAAGCACCTGATGAGATAGGAAATTCAGCTATTGGATCAGCTAAAGGTTGGGTACCAGTTAATAAAGAGACTTTACAACATGTTAAATATAAAAATATCTTCTCAATAGGAGATATTGCAGCCGTTCCTATGGGTAAAACAGGTGGAAGTGTGAGAAAACAGTATAAAGTTTTAGTTGATAATTTAATTTTGGTTATGGAAGGCAAAGAACCAACTGAAAAATATGGGGGATATACAGTTTGTCCTTTAATAACTGATATTGGTAAAGTTATGCTCGCTGAGTTTGATTGGAGTGCAAAACCAACTCCATCTTTTCCTTTGGATCCAGTACAAGAGAGATGGATTTGGTGGTTAATGAAAGTTTATCTACTTAAACCAATGACAATGTATGGAATGTTAAGCGGAAAAGCATAA
- the lspA gene encoding signal peptidase II, translated as MKKELKIATTIFVVIFIIDQVVKYGFANLAWDANGSIMSLKLAYNYGVAFSMFTFLAEYLKYIQLFIVLIGTIYLIKNKEVFYKYYIPIALLYAGGLSNILDRFTYGAVVDYFYWHYIFEFAIFNFADVIIDLAVVIIIIMQIKDSRREKKLKDKA; from the coding sequence ATGAAAAAAGAGTTGAAAATTGCAACTACAATTTTTGTAGTTATTTTTATAATAGATCAAGTTGTTAAATATGGTTTTGCAAATTTAGCTTGGGATGCAAATGGTAGTATTATGAGTTTAAAACTTGCATATAACTATGGTGTTGCTTTTTCTATGTTTACTTTTTTGGCTGAATATTTAAAATATATTCAACTTTTTATAGTTTTAATAGGAACAATATATTTAATTAAAAACAAAGAGGTATTTTACAAATACTATATTCCAATAGCTCTTTTATATGCTGGAGGATTATCAAATATCTTAGATAGATTTACTTATGGAGCAGTAGTTGATTATTTCTATTGGCACTATATATTTGAGTTTGCAATTTTTAATTTTGCAGATGTGATAATAGATTTAGCTGTTGTTATAATCATAATTATGCAGATAAAAGATAGTAGAAGAGAGAAAAAATTAAAAGATAAAGCTTAA
- the rpmI gene encoding 50S ribosomal protein L35, translated as MPKMKSVKGAVKRFKVKKNGTIKRGSAFRSHILTKKTQKRKRNLRGPQTVHSTNVAGILSTLCKA; from the coding sequence ATGCCAAAAATGAAAAGCGTTAAAGGTGCTGTTAAAAGATTTAAAGTAAAGAAAAATGGAACTATCAAAAGAGGTTCTGCTTTTAGAAGCCACATTTTAACTAAAAAAACTCAAAAAAGAAAAAGAAATTTAAGAGGACCACAAACTGTACATAGTACAAATGTTGCTGGAATTCTTTCAACGTTGTGTAAAGCGTAA
- the rplT gene encoding 50S ribosomal protein L20 — protein sequence MPRVKTGVVRRRRHKKVLKLARGFFSARRKHFRKAKEQLERSLVYAYRDRRQKKRDIRKLWIIRINAACRLNDINYSRFINGLRLSGIELDRKILANLAMNDSAAFASLVASAKAALK from the coding sequence ATGCCAAGAGTAAAAACTGGTGTTGTAAGAAGAAGAAGACACAAAAAAGTATTAAAACTAGCTAGAGGATTCTTTAGTGCTAGAAGAAAACATTTTAGAAAAGCTAAAGAGCAATTAGAAAGAAGTCTTGTATATGCTTATAGAGATAGAAGACAGAAAAAAAGAGATATTAGAAAACTATGGATTATTAGAATCAATGCAGCTTGTAGATTAAATGATATTAACTACTCAAGATTTATAAATGGTTTAAGATTATCAGGTATTGAACTTGATAGAAAAATCTTAGCAAACCTTGCTATGAATGATTCAGCTGCATTTGCATCTTTAGTAGCATCTGCTAAAGCAGCACTTAAATAA
- the thrS gene encoding threonine--tRNA ligase encodes MEPIGVLKDGQIYDLQTAEALNISGDTIKADDSSESLEILRHSTAHLMAQAIKELYPEAKFFVGPVVNEGFYYDFKINSKISDEDLPKIEKKMKELADRKLAITRHETTREEFYEEFKNDELKQAVLKNIKDEVITVYKQGDFKDLCRGPHLPNTRMIRSFKLTRVAGAYLGGDEKNEMITRIYGISFFDKKALNDYVTMIEEAKKRDHRKLGTELELFTFNDDVGAGLPLWLPNGSRLRSKLEHLLYKAHRIRGYEPVRGPEILKAEMWKISGHYDNYKENMYFTTIDEQEYGIKPMNCVGHIQIFKNGLVSYKDLPKKLFEYGVVHRHEMSGAMHGLFRVREFTQDDSHIFCTQNQIKEVIFEVLEFVDSLLKLFDFKYEIEVSTKPEKAIGDDIFWEKTTKGIMDALNEKSISYGIDEGGGAFYGPKIDIKILDAIGRKWQCGTVQVDMNLPSRFKVEYINEKGEKEQPVMIHRAILGSFERFIGILTEHCAGEFPFAIAPTQVIFVPIADTHVAYAKELQKELLENDIDSKIYDMNESLNKRIRMAEKQRVPMIVVLGDEEVSNSMIALRDRRKREQSNLSKDEFIENLKNILKGSKI; translated from the coding sequence TTGGAACCTATTGGAGTACTAAAAGATGGTCAAATTTATGACCTTCAAACTGCAGAGGCTTTAAATATTAGCGGAGATACAATTAAAGCCGACGACTCAAGTGAATCTTTAGAGATTTTAAGACACTCAACTGCTCACCTTATGGCTCAAGCTATAAAAGAACTATATCCTGAAGCAAAATTCTTTGTTGGTCCAGTCGTAAATGAAGGATTTTACTACGATTTTAAAATAAATAGTAAAATCTCTGATGAAGATTTACCAAAAATCGAAAAGAAGATGAAAGAGTTAGCTGATAGAAAACTAGCTATTACTAGACATGAAACAACTAGAGAAGAGTTTTATGAAGAGTTTAAAAATGATGAGCTAAAACAAGCTGTTTTAAAAAATATCAAAGATGAAGTAATCACTGTTTATAAACAAGGTGATTTCAAAGATTTATGTAGAGGTCCTCACTTACCAAATACTAGAATGATTAGAAGCTTCAAACTAACTAGAGTTGCTGGAGCATATTTGGGTGGAGATGAAAAAAATGAGATGATAACTAGAATTTATGGAATCTCATTTTTTGATAAAAAAGCTTTAAATGATTATGTAACAATGATTGAAGAAGCAAAAAAAAGAGACCATAGAAAACTAGGAACTGAGCTTGAACTATTTACATTTAATGATGATGTAGGTGCAGGTCTTCCTTTATGGTTACCAAATGGTTCAAGACTTAGAAGTAAATTAGAACATCTTTTATATAAAGCTCATAGAATAAGAGGTTATGAGCCAGTACGAGGTCCAGAAATATTAAAAGCAGAAATGTGGAAAATATCTGGGCACTATGATAATTATAAAGAGAATATGTATTTTACAACTATTGATGAACAAGAATATGGTATAAAGCCAATGAACTGTGTTGGACATATTCAGATTTTTAAAAATGGTTTAGTTTCATATAAAGATTTACCTAAAAAACTCTTTGAATATGGAGTTGTTCATAGACATGAGATGAGTGGAGCAATGCACGGATTATTTAGAGTAAGAGAGTTTACTCAAGATGATTCACATATTTTCTGTACTCAAAATCAAATTAAAGAAGTAATCTTTGAAGTTTTAGAGTTTGTTGATAGTCTTTTAAAACTATTTGATTTTAAATATGAGATTGAAGTGTCTACAAAACCTGAAAAAGCTATTGGTGATGATATATTTTGGGAAAAAACAACAAAAGGGATAATGGATGCCCTTAATGAAAAAAGTATCTCTTATGGTATTGATGAGGGTGGTGGAGCATTCTATGGACCAAAAATTGATATAAAAATTCTCGATGCCATTGGAAGAAAATGGCAATGTGGAACAGTTCAAGTTGATATGAATTTACCTTCAAGATTTAAAGTTGAATATATTAATGAAAAAGGTGAAAAAGAGCAACCAGTTATGATTCATAGAGCAATTTTGGGTTCTTTTGAGAGATTTATAGGAATTTTAACAGAACACTGTGCTGGAGAATTTCCATTTGCAATTGCTCCAACACAAGTAATTTTTGTACCAATTGCAGATACTCATGTAGCTTATGCAAAAGAGCTTCAAAAAGAGTTGCTTGAAAATGATATTGACTCTAAAATCTATGATATGAATGAAAGTTTAAACAAAAGAATAAGAATGGCAGAAAAACAAAGAGTGCCAATGATTGTAGTTCTTGGAGATGAAGAAGTTTCAAATAGTATGATAGCTTTAAGGGATAGAAGAAAAAGAGAACAATCGAATTTAAGTAAAGATGAATTCATAGAAAATTTAAAAAATATACTAAAAGGAAGTAAAATTTGA
- the mobA gene encoding molybdenum cofactor guanylyltransferase MobA encodes MIDKFSIPCIILSGGKSQRMGEDKSLLPFGSSSSLIEFQYNRLKPYFQNIYISSKLDKFSFLQDKKELIIDENIDIYSPILALQTIIKTLENEKVFIITVDTPFITLEIIEKLINSSNNFDITIAQTSFGTHNLCGVFSKTTLTLIEDMIKSDIHKINYLIKNSRTQNLYFENEEEFLNLNDKAEYKKALKIIN; translated from the coding sequence ATGATAGATAAATTTTCTATACCTTGTATTATTTTAAGTGGTGGAAAAAGTCAAAGAATGGGAGAAGATAAATCTCTTCTTCCTTTTGGTTCCTCAAGCTCTTTAATAGAGTTTCAATATAATAGATTAAAACCATATTTTCAAAATATTTATATTTCTTCAAAATTAGATAAATTTTCTTTTCTACAGGATAAGAAAGAGTTAATTATAGATGAAAACATTGATATTTATTCTCCTATTTTAGCTTTGCAAACTATTATAAAAACTTTAGAAAATGAAAAAGTTTTCATAATTACAGTTGATACTCCATTTATAACTCTTGAAATTATAGAAAAATTAATAAATTCTTCAAATAATTTTGATATAACTATTGCACAAACATCTTTTGGTACTCATAACCTTTGTGGTGTATTTTCTAAAACTACTTTAACTCTGATAGAAGATATGATAAAGAGTGATATTCATAAGATAAACTATTTAATTAAAAACTCAAGAACTCAAAATTTATATTTTGAGAATGAAGAGGAATTTCTAAATTTAAATGATAAAGCAGAGTATAAAAAAGCACTTAAAATTATAAATTAA
- a CDS encoding rhodanese-like domain-containing protein: MELIVKNNLEQVNYDYVKSKLGSGNRGATESILIDARPEAKYIKGTIPSSLNITDSTFETGYKQIIDLPKDKELIVFCAGYSCEKSPIVAKMLKDKGHKNVKIYSGGEPEWATKNYLEVGIAVIKTYQENNSALLVDARPSTKYFQETIPGSISIPDTSLDKLVGRFPINKDEKIVTFCAGYSCEKSNIVAEKLYNLGYKNVFVYAGGLPAWKEAGLGTTSNSKKVEDKPKEAKKEFSSNGVKLGSDEGTVDGEWFKALIVENKVPANIQIVNVLPKKDYDKGHIEGSINIQADQFKPEELYAKLPKGKTVVFHCSAGSRSLEAWTNLKKANLDVSEIFYFDANIVCEGNKCKIDVNEPLE, from the coding sequence ATGGAATTAATAGTTAAAAATAACTTGGAACAAGTTAATTATGATTATGTAAAATCAAAATTAGGGTCTGGAAATAGAGGTGCAACAGAGTCAATTTTGATTGATGCAAGACCAGAAGCAAAATATATAAAGGGTACTATACCATCGAGTTTAAATATTACTGATAGTACATTTGAGACTGGATATAAACAAATTATAGATCTACCAAAAGATAAAGAATTAATAGTTTTTTGTGCTGGATATTCTTGTGAAAAAAGCCCAATTGTTGCAAAAATGCTAAAAGATAAAGGGCATAAGAATGTAAAAATTTATAGTGGAGGAGAGCCTGAATGGGCAACTAAAAACTATTTAGAAGTAGGAATAGCTGTAATAAAAACATATCAAGAGAACAATAGTGCCTTATTAGTTGATGCAAGACCTAGTACAAAATATTTTCAAGAGACAATACCTGGAAGTATCTCTATTCCTGATACAAGTTTAGATAAATTAGTAGGAAGATTTCCAATAAATAAAGATGAAAAAATTGTAACATTTTGTGCAGGGTACTCTTGTGAGAAATCAAATATTGTTGCAGAAAAGTTATATAATTTGGGCTATAAAAATGTATTTGTATATGCAGGAGGATTACCTGCTTGGAAAGAGGCTGGTTTAGGAACAACTTCAAATAGTAAAAAAGTTGAAGATAAACCAAAAGAAGCTAAAAAAGAGTTTAGTTCAAATGGTGTTAAATTAGGAAGTGATGAAGGAACAGTTGATGGAGAATGGTTTAAAGCTTTAATAGTAGAAAATAAAGTTCCAGCAAATATTCAAATTGTAAATGTATTGCCTAAAAAAGATTATGATAAAGGTCATATAGAGGGTTCAATAAATATTCAAGCTGACCAATTTAAACCAGAAGAACTATATGCAAAATTACCAAAAGGTAAAACAGTAGTATTTCATTGTAGTGCAGGTTCAAGATCTCTTGAAGCTTGGACAAACTTGAAAAAAGCAAATTTAGATGTATCTGAGATTTTTTACTTTGATGCAAATATTGTTTGTGAAGGTAATAAGTGTAAAATAGATGTAAATGAGCCTTTAGAATAG